In one window of Drosophila innubila isolate TH190305 chromosome 2L unlocalized genomic scaffold, UK_Dinn_1.0 4_B_2L, whole genome shotgun sequence DNA:
- the LOC117779579 gene encoding zinc finger and BTB domain-containing protein 17, whose translation MDKLKYSKCPLKKRPIHVEEPPQEDQLCHDEGPVDLSVAAASVPLDPPHWSIKEEPEAQPVTTELRQRFDAAMTQTKEQLARRIWEETREIARAFPDVFTREEIAKSLARLGYGDFELPPEDEVMEPEHERETEMAASYASISTALVPGTMLKVEPHTEESFGLRNYNNNLLKSIADYEDCMKMPHEAAATTEVSYQLPAEPEDLSLRAELGQSRRVLSENVNLHNVARALLSMQHMTPQQQQLPQQQLPQEQAEQQEQFEDQENQENVNLNLNLKIKSSNDLYYQCQQCNKCYATYAGLVKHQQSHAYESTEYKIIRSNPATGAPPIVDQTEFCTDQASALIQAANVASAQSMQKPVGVPRYHCKDCGKSYSTYSGLSKHQQFHCPSAEGNQVKKVFSCKNCDKTYVSLGALKMHIRTHTLPCKCPICGKAFSRPWLLQGHIRTHTGEKPFSCQHCNRAFADRSNLRAHMQTHSDVKKYSCPSCTKSFSRMSLLAKHLQSGCQSEQGCQSAGFNQQQLQHHLQGYEEAPHQLYYAGSVGSSGAEEEEAHDFQMPAQVRQGIY comes from the exons ATGGATAAACTCAAGTACAGCAAATGTCCGCTCAAAAAGCGACCGATACACGTCGAAGAGCCGCCACAGGAGGATCAGTTGTGTCATG ATGAAGGACCCGTTGATCTTAGCGTGGCTGCAGCTTCAGTGCCACTTGATCCACCACATTGGAGTATTAAGGAGGAGCCAGAAGCTCAGCCAGTGACCACTGAGCTGAGACAACGCTTCGATGCGGCGATGACACAAACCAAGGAGCAACTGGCTCGACGCATTTGGGAGGAGACACGGGAAATAGCACGCGCCTTTCCCGATGTCTTCACCCGGGAGGAGATTGCCAAGAGTTTGGCTCGCTTGGGTTACGGCGACTTTGAGCTGCCACCCGAGGATGAGGTCATGGAGCCGGAGCACGAAAGGGAGACTGAAATGGCGGCCAGTTATGCCAGTATTTCGACAGCCCTGGTGCCTGGCACAATGCTCAAGGTGGAGCCACACACTGAGGAGTCTTTCGGACTgcgcaactacaacaataatcTGCTGAAAAGCATTGCTGACTATGAGGATTGCATGAAGATGCCACAtgaggcagcagcaacaacagaagtCAGCTATCAGCTGCCTGCTGAGCCAGAGGATTTGAGTTTGAGAGCAGAGTTGGGACAAAGTCGTCGAGTGCTCAGCGAGAATGTCAATCTGCACAATGTGGCACGTGCCTTGTTAAGCATGCAACACATGacaccacagcagcaacagttgccacagcaacaactgccacAAGAGCAAGCCGAACAGCAGGAGCAGTTTGAGGATCAGGAGAATCAGGAGAATGTGAATctaaatctgaatctgaagATCAAGAGCAGCAACGATCTGTACTATCAGTGTCAGCAGTGCAACAAGTGTTATGCCACCTATGCGGGTCTCGTCAAGCATCAACAGAGCCACGCCTACGAGAGCACCGAGTACAAGATCATACGCAGTAATCCAGCCACTGGAGCGCCACCTATTGTCGATCAGACGGAGTTCTGCACGGATCAGGCGTCGGCTCTGATCCAAGCGGCGAATGTTGCCTCGGCTCAGTCGATGCAGAAACCGGTGGGCGTGCCCCGTTATCACTGCAAGGACTGTGGCAAGTCCTATTCGACCTACTCCGGCCTCAGCAAGCATCAGCAGTTCCACTGCCCCTCCGCGGAGGGTAACCAGGTGAAGAAGGTCTTCAGCTGCAAGAACTGTGACAAGACCTACGTCTCGTTGGGGGCACTCAAGAtgcacatacgcacacacaccctGCCCTGCAAGTGCCCCATCTGCGGCAAGGCCTTCTCCCGTCCCTGGTTGCTGCAGGGACACATACGCACCCACACCGGAGAGAAGCCCTTCAGTTGCCAGCACTGCAATCGCGCCTTTGCCGATCGCTCCAATCTTCGGGCTCACATGCAGACGCATTCGGATGTGAAGAAGTACTCGTGTCCCAGTTGCACCAAGTCCTTCTCCCGCATGTCCCTGCTGGCCAAGCACCTGCAGTCCGGCTGTCAATCGGAGCAGGGCTGTCAATCGGCCGGCTTCAatcagcagcagttgcagcaccATCTTCAGGGCTACGAGGAGGCGCCACATCAGCTCTACTATGCGGGCAGCGTCGGCAGCAGCGGggcagaggaagaggaagcACACGACTTTCAAATGCCCGCCCAGGTCAGACAGGGTATCTATTAA
- the LOC117780782 gene encoding ficolin-1-like, whose translation MLLRTICIFLIINTLYSFCDGIDISEHNTTNLIMSIKSQLSELKTEMERLKEDEVDKESDIKILLQEQKKDIESHFQSLIREQERQGKLIEELVHKSDIQDFRFKPHNCTEVQASGIYNILLSNINSQPFKVVCDAETRGGGWTIILRRMDGTVDFNRKWTEYKNGFGDLGGEFFLGLDKIHELTTERKQELLVILEDFEGVEKYETYDEFAIGDEDEQYVLHTLGKANGTAGDSFSQHKGMKFSTFDQDNDPIQWSHFVIKYTGGWWYHYGYNTNKLTGQYTGDTANTGIHWKEFRGMEYSLKKAVLMIRPKSEN comes from the exons ATGTTGCTGAgaacaatttgtatatttcttattataaatacattatattCGTTCTGTGATGGAATTGACATATCCGAGCACAATACAACGAATTTGATTATGTCAATAAAATCCCAATTATCCGAGTTAAA aaCGGAGATGGAACGACTTAAGGAAGATGAAGTGGATAAGGAGTCAGATATTAAGATCCTGCTGCAAGAACAGAAGAAAGATATAGAATCGCATTTTCAATCTTTAATAAGGGAGCAGGAGCGTCAGGGAAAGTTGATAGAAGAACTTGTTCATAAGTCGGATATACAAGACTTCAGATTTAAGCCACACAATTGTACTGAGGTCCAGGCAAGTGGGATCTACAACATACTTCTCTCAAATATAAACAGTCAACCATTTAAAGTTGTCTGCGATGCAGAAACTCGGGGAGGGGGATGGACTATCATCTTGAGGAGAATGGACGGGACTGTGGATTTTAATCGCAAATGGACTGAATACAAGAACGGATTCGGAGATCTGGGTGGTGAATTCTTTTTGGGGTTAGATAAAATCCATGAGTTGACGACGGAGAGAAAACAAGAGTTGCTTGTGATTCTCGAGGACTTCGAAGGAGTTGAGAAATATGAGACATACGATGAATTTGCAATTGGCGACGAGGATGAACAATATGTATTACACACTCTGGGAAAAGCCAATGGAACTGCTGGTGATAGCTTTTCACAACATAAAGGCATGAAATTTTCCACATTTGATCAAGATAATGATCCGATACAATGGTCACACTTTGTGATAAAATACACTGGCGGCTGGTGGTACCATTACGGTTATAACACTAA CAAGTTGACTGGCCAATATACAGGAGACACTGCAAACACAGGCATCCATTGGAAAGAATTTCGGGGCATGGAGTACTCCCTTAAAAAAGCTGTTTTGATGATACGaccaaaaagtgaaaactaa